A segment of the Amycolatopsis thermophila genome:
CGATGGTGACCTGGCTCGGCTGGATGATCGACTGGGGTGCCCCGATCACACTGCTCGGGCAGTCCCGTGGGCAGGTCGCCGAGGCCCAGCGCGAGCTGGCCCGCATCGGCATCGACAAGTTCGCGGCGTCGGCCGTGGGAACCCCCGAGGGCCTGGCGGCTGATCCCGCCCAGTTGCGCAGCACGCCGACCGCGACCTTCGCGGACCTGGCCGCGGCGCTGAGCGGCAGCACCGGCGGTTTTCCGGCACCGGACGTGGTGCTCGACGTGCGCACCAACAACGAGTACGCCTCCGCCCACGTCTCCGGCGCTGTGCACATCCCGCTGTACGAGCTGGTCCAGCGGCGCGGCGAGATCCCGGACGGCACGGTGTGGGTGCACTGCGGCAGCGGATACCGCGCCACCGCGGCGGCGTCGGTGCTGGAGTCCGCTGGGCGCACGGCCGTGCTCATCGACGACCACTTCGGCGTCGCCGCCGAGGCCGGCGTGCCCGTGACCGGAGGATCCTGATGACTCGAGACAACGAGATGACCGAAACCCTCCCCAAGACCCTCGGTGTCGGCCAGGTGCGCGAGAGCCGCGCCACGGACCCGCAGGTCCGGCTGATCGACGTGCGCACCCCCGGGGAGTTCGCCGCAGCCCACATCCCCGGGTCGTACAACGTCCCCCTGGACCTGTTGCGCGAGCACCGCGCCGAGCTCACCGCCGACCACGGCGACCCGGTGGTGCTCGTGTGCGCTTCGGGCGCCCGCGCGGAGCAGGCGCGCTCCGTGCTGGAAACAGCGGGTCTGGAGCGGCTCAGCGTGCTCCGCGGCGGCGTCACGTCCTGGGAGCAGGAAGGCGGGGAGCTCAACCGCGGCCGCGGAACCTGGGCGATGGAGCGGCAGGTGCGCCTGGCGGCCGGACTGCTCGTGCTCACCGGCGTGGTCGCCAGCACCGCCTTCGACCCGCTCAAGTGGGTCGCCGGGTTCGTCGGTGCCGGCCTGACCTTCGCGGCGATCACCGGCACCTGCGCCATGTCCCGCGTTCTGGGGCTGCTTCCGCACAACCGCACGTGCTCCGGGGACGGCCGAGCACTGCTCGCGGCCCTCACCGGTGACGGTGCCGCGGCGAAGTAGCCGGGCTCGACGGGAGCGCGCTCCGGGATAGGTGGTTTTCGTGTACTTGGCCGTGGTCTTCGGCGCCGTGATCGGCCTCGTGCTGGGGCTGCTCGGCGCGGGCGGGTCGATCCTGGCCGTTCCGGCCCTCGTGTACGGCGTGGGGCAGCCGCTGCAGGCGGCGATCCCCACCTCGCTGGTCGTGGTCGCGCTCTCGTCGCTCGGCGGGCTCGTTCCGCGCGAGCGGCGCCGAGCGGTGCGGTGGCCCGTGTC
Coding sequences within it:
- a CDS encoding rhodanese-like domain-containing protein; its protein translation is MTRDNEMTETLPKTLGVGQVRESRATDPQVRLIDVRTPGEFAAAHIPGSYNVPLDLLREHRAELTADHGDPVVLVCASGARAEQARSVLETAGLERLSVLRGGVTSWEQEGGELNRGRGTWAMERQVRLAAGLLVLTGVVASTAFDPLKWVAGFVGAGLTFAAITGTCAMSRVLGLLPHNRTCSGDGRALLAALTGDGAAAK